The sequence TATGCAATGGGGTTTATTGTTCTATGATTAGGGAATCACAGTCATCTCATTACTAGGAACGTAATGCGAGCACGGATGCAGGTGGACTATTTTAGCCAATAAGCTATACTTTGTTGTGAAGAACTTCAATTATAGGTATCATACTGTTAGTCATGTTCACCGTTGTTTGATGTATGTAATCAAACTAGCTATGAATGTCTAGTTCTTAGGTCAACATATAAACCATATCATATAGCAGTCATGAGTTCTTGAGATTGCTGCTGATTCTCTATCCAGAAAATCACATATAATTTGTTTGAAACGTTCACCTTTCAACGATGTGCTTCagcattttatttgttttccatCCAAATGCCCAATAGTGGCTATCTATCAGAACTACTATTTCCTTTAGGAATCGGCATCCCATGGACAGTTGGCATGCATACATCTGCATGTGAAAGCAACTATTTGTAGTCATAAAATGAATTTTCTCCATTTaccttttcatgtatgcatttacGATGtcaatgttttttgttttttttgcaaACACTTATCTTAATGCTTCTGTTCATTGAAACTCTGCTTCATCCTGATGTTGCTCCGTCCCTTAGTTCAAAATCAAGACATACGAACCAATTGTGCTCAATTAGCCAGTATGATTCAGATTCTCTTTTGAATGAGGTAAAACCTTCTTTGTTCTCTTTGTTCCCTAAAGGGTCAGCTTGTGATCCAAGAAGAGCAGATGAGGGCACATGGCGAGCAGATAAGGGCGCAGCTGAGGGCCAGGGCGAGGAGATGAGGACCTATGCCGGGATGGTGAGAGACCTTATACAAGCCATACAGATGTCCGGCATCAAAATCTCGCTACCAGCACCTCATCTTGTTTCACCTTTGACCTCAGAGCCACCTCGCTATGCTGATACCCAGTAGCATGATGTATTAAACCTAGTTcacttgtagttttttcttttttgttcggacatcttgtatgtacattttcatatattttataattaaatacttttgcttggttaattaattattctttagaatttaattacaatatttatcaaaaatttaaaaaaatatatttttcactaaaacaaaaaaaaaaaatttcactaaataaaaaaaaggtttgcGCGACGCACGCCCTAGGATGTGCGTCACGCAAAGTATCTTTGCACGACGTACAACTCGCACGTCTCGCAAAGtgactttgcacgacgtaggtgtgcgtcgcgcaaagttgctTTGCGCGACGCGCGTTAtttcttcgtcgcgcaaaccctaGAGTCACTGCCTTGGCGCGACGAAGGttgcgtcgcgcaaacccttGAGCAATGATTTTTGACTTTGCGCGATGAATGTacgtacgtcgcgcaaagtgttttttttactagtgccttttttatgttttcatttGTAGGTCCCATCATATATTTCTTGTTCTATTGCTGGAAGCTATGACAATGAAGCTGTGGCTATTTTTGCTTTGGTCTTCACTTTCTATCTATATATAAGGTTAGGTTTGGTAAAAGACAACTTTATTTTATTCTGTTAGGTGCATGGTTGTTTCAAAGAATGATCTGATTCTGATGATCTGATTATGTTGACTGTTGAGTAGGATCACCTTATGAATTTATTTCTGATGGATCTTCCTTAGTATATACTATATATTACAGGGATTATGTTTAATGTGCTTCAATATCTTCTGATTACGTTATGCAATATGCAGACACTGAATACAGGATCCCTCTTTTATGCAACTCTTAATGCCATAGCATACTTTTACTTGGTAAGTATATGTTCTAATGTTGTTTGTGCTTCTGTAACCTTACATTTTCTGTCGAATTTATGTTTACTTGCATTTGTTTCATTGCTTCAGGTTTGCTCTTGGGGAGGCTACACATTTATTATTAACCTGATTCCAATGCATGTGCTTCTCTGCATTGTAACTGGTCGCTACTCATCTCGTTTATACATTGCATACGCTCCTGTAAGTATCCTCAGTACTGATGAtgctatttttttattgaaagcaAGTGGAACATGCATTTGGCGTTAAAATTGAAGAATGCATTAACATTCTCGCGCTTTGTTAGTTTGTAGCTAGAAATACTAGATGAAAAAGAATGGCGACTATAAAATTGATACATTTAAATGACTCTTGGTTCCTATTGAAATCGTAGCTTTTCTAATGTAGGTGGTCTTGGGAACATTGTTAGACGCTTTGGTGCCGGTAGTTGGATTCAATGCAGTCATGACATCAGAACATTTTGCATCCTTCTTGGTGAGCATTTCCCAACTTTCTTTTCTCATtgaccttttattttctgataCTAGAGCTTGTCTTAGCTTTCGGTTCTTTTCAAAACACTTATAAAAGACGTCTTCATGCTGAGTTAATAAGGTTCTGAAGATGCTAGTTCACGTGTTCGTAAGAGTGTTCTTTTTTTTGGACTGAGCCACTTATAATTTATAAAGTAATAAGAGTTTGGTTTTCATTAAGCAGTTTTAAAGTATATGGTTGCTCTTTAATGGACTTAGATAATTCTTATAGAAGGTTAGCAAATATGGAGAAGCTTTGCAGTTAGTAGAACTTTAAAGAAGGGGATAGCCTGAATTTGGAACTAATTTAATTAGAAGTctgttttcttcattttttccaGATGGTTTGTATGTGCGGTTCATAGCCTCAATCTTTCTTGCTATGTTTTATCGTTGCTATATTTTCTTCTGCaggtttttattattatacatGTGGTCGCTTTCGTATACCATACCAAAGAGATTCTCTCTCCAAAAATGTTCAAAGTGACTGACCCAGAGACTTTTGTGAGGAGAGCGAtaggatgatgatgatgaagaatatCAAAATTATCAAGTTCAAGGATCACATGAGATAGAAGCATTAAGAAATAGAATAGCAGCAAGTTTGATGAATGCATCTAATTAGACTACTTTCAAGTACATtaacaatattgtactaatgaaTCATAGCTATTCagtctaaaatatttcaattgaaatagtttgtcatactaattaatatttaagataaagtttataaatattttttttaaataaagtatatttagtaattcacctttatttgttaagaaaattaaattaatggcacatctagtattataccatttttggtcatttcatacagtcacagctgttttacataaaagtttaccaaacattatgatactgtttttttttccaaaagcacttttacaaaaaagtttaaaaacactctgctgctttatttcacatctgtttattctcacaacacaacaaaagcagtttattttcaaagcacagcattACCAAACTACTTTCCCAATATACTTTTTCGGCTTATCTTTGTCACTAATATTTCGAAATGTGATTTCCGCCATTTGTGCAATAAACTAAAATTACagtaccaaaaaaaataaaatattaatttgggAACATCAAATGAACTAATGTGAAGGGACGAAGAAGACTAAAGGAAAGTAGGGAATTGGATATGTTCCAAACTTTAGTGTTTAGAGCCTAAGAATCAACCCATCTGAGTCATTGATTGATGTGTAAAAGAaatcaaagttgttggtttgTATGTGGTGGACCAGCAAAATAAGTTACTAGACACCATCTGATTCAATTTCTGCTGCCCAACATATCTCCAGACACTAAGGTCTAGAGCGGATCCAATTCCGCAAAGTAGGAGAAGAAAATTGCAATTGAACCTGGTGGCAAACCTTTGTTATCCACCCGGGCCAGGAAAGGCTATGGGGAATTTCACATTGCCTGTTGCCACAGTTAAGTAGATTTACTTGCTCAAAGCATCGAACCCGAAAcctcccatatttttttatttattgaaagCCGCAGTCTGTGTCCTTACCATTAAGCCCCTTGATGAGGTTAAATTGTAATTGATTCTAGATTCTTAAATGTGTGGAATTAAATGACATGAGGTCGTCATGCATGCATGGTCAGTAGTCATGTCAAGTGGACACAATTAAATcacaaacaaaaaaggaaaaattacatgaatcAAGCATTAATTAATACCTAACCATCATGGGGGACCTgacttctctgccctcccagttTCCATATACTCTCATCCCCTTTTATTTGTgcggttacggttaagccacgtcaacattttatatcattattgctttttgtcttattatctctataaaaaaaatcaaataaaatgttgatgtggcttaaccgtgaccgtacaaaataggaggggatgaaagtgtatgagaactgggagggcagagaatctgggTCCCCATCATGGGACTGGGGAAGTATTGTTCTTAGTCAGGCCTCAGGACTCAAGAATATTCTTACACTTATTATATACTAGCAGATGAGCACACACTCTGTGTGTGAACAACCGCCCACCTTTTCCTACATTCTCCTCAAGCGCAACCGTTTCAGTTCATTCAAACTATCGAAAAAACATCATGATTTCACTTACGTGtatgaaaaaatgatggtgggATAATTTCTCTTAAGAGCAATTTCACCCCTTAAAAAAATGCACCATCACTCAGCACATTTAATCCactcaatgaacagt is a genomic window of Malus domestica chromosome 09, GDT2T_hap1 containing:
- the LOC114826772 gene encoding dolichyl-diphosphooligosaccharide--protein glycosyltransferase subunit STT3A-like, encoding MHVLLCIVTGRYSSRLYIAYAPVVLGTLLDALVPVVGFNAVMTSEHFASFLVFIIIHVVAFVYHTKEILSPKMFKVTDPETFVRRAIG